CATGATAGTTCAGACAAAAAGTAGACAGTTCAATAATTAACATCTAACGgtcaacataaatttaatatactatgatatatataatttcctgacagataacaaattaatgtGTGGAGTCTTCTCAAAAAagacaataaattacaaaatacaatttagaatTGGTGTCCACAAAATTACAGTTTAAACGATCTGAGCAGTGTTGGACAAAATCATAGTATCTAACACTGGGTATAAGTAATCAcataagtattacattttacttgttcaaaacatattattataatattttttcgtggttaatacatttaaaaacgattCAATTAAGTGATCAAGTTTAATGTgtcgaaattaaattttaacgttttaagCAACATTAGTAAAGGTACTGACTGGTTATAAATGTCAATGAgcgttatgttttaaaaaatatgtaaatttggtAAATAGAGAGTATTGAAACACGGCCAATGCTGCTGAATGTCAAATTGCTAACTTATAATCTtgaaaaattctttttaaGATCATCAGTTAAAAAGACATCCatcaaagaaattaaaattattttacatttatattatgttatcagaTTTGacctttttcaataaaatatcacgTTAATTCTATAACCAAAAAGTAATACCAATGTTGGAACTATGTGACTCAGTAGTTAATTTAGaaagaaataaatgtttacaggaaaaaatcttaatattaaatataatatacatataatattattataagaacagGACTAATAAGTATCAATTGattttaaccattttataatttaataaataaccttaaatgaagtataaaaatcaaaatttatcgAATGCATTCAAGCTTTCAATCGAAaggaataataaaacaaaatgataacTGACTTTTACATCAAGGAGTATTTACTctataactaaaaatgatcacaaattaaaaaaattaaaacatttattcttttaaagtaactgaataaaagttaatagtccaacttaaataataggaaaattaataattaaaactttatgacttaaaataagtacattgTACTTaggtaatgtaaattttacacacgtaaaattaatgtttgacTTATGCCAAATTGGCTGCTTCAGTAGTTGAAGGTAACCAAAATGCCATATTTGTACATGCAGAGGCCATCATCATGTATTTaggattaaatttaacacaatgtACTGGGCCTGGATGATCTCCATTGAGAACACAAACTTTATAACCAGTAACTGCGTTCCATACATGAATACGACCATCAGTTGATCCGCTGAATATGTATTGAGAATCTGGACTGAATGAAGCTTCGATAGCAAGACCTTTATTATTCAAGTGACCAGTAAATGTCTGAATCGGTGTTCCATTAAATGAATTTACCAATCTAATTAAAGATCCATTAGTAGGAATGAGTATAGTTCGGCCATCCTGACTGAATTTGAGGTCAGTCCAGTCACATTCTTTCTCCTGAGGAAGCTTCACAGTTATGAACGGCCCTTTGTCAAATGACCTAAAATTAAAGATGTTAGTTAGATgtgataattaaatgtattcaatgaaTATTAACACAAATTACATTTACCTAACATCAAACAGTTTCAGAGTTTCAGAATTAACACCAGCAGCCAATACCAAACCATCTGGATCGAAAGCTGCTACTGGTCTGCCCATAACATTGATATAACCTTGACAGTTTGGAGACCTCAAATCCCATAATCTGAGACTTTTGTCCAATGATCCAGACACAAACATGTCCTCAATGGGGGACACACATAATGACACAACTTTTTTGGCATGTCCCGTGAAATAACGAATGTACTTATTATCATGTAatgataaatatctaaaaatttaaatgtgatagttaaaaatatttgtatttttgtaggtatttgtaaaacaaaatattgttttaatactaCCCAAGTTGAAAATCTACAAAATTACTAGTTAagcatatttacataattgtcTAGTAGTTTaatcatgtatttattaatctagagtttaaaaaaaaaaaattaataattttaaaaaataataaatttgttcattttatcACGAGTTTTATTACTAGTTATAGCATTTGcttttagaaatatagaaaCAAATTCTAACAGCATTTTATTAGCATAAGTCATAGACATGGAAATGTACCCTGTGACGTCACTAAAATTTTCTTCACAGGGGCAAACATTGAATATACCCACCCACTTGCCCATAAAAATACCAgccgatatacctatatattaaatattaaaaataatacattacaatgattgttaaatacaaaaatattgttacgatgtaacaaaattacataggtatcgacctatacatttttagagcAATAGCCTCAAAAAAATAAGCCCGTGACACCACTGAATGTACCTAATGAgtggtaaattaatataattgattaattataatgaaagatCATTTTAGTATTTGTTTTGAGCACtggatataatagtaataataaattaaaacacaattaaaaataattttttaattgattaataggtaatatagttttgtaatctatattttatactagggAATATTATGTCCGGATTGagaattaatagtaaaacaaagtaacatattatacatagtataaacaattggacaaaaattataagcagTAAGTCCTAGTTAAACGTCACCTTATTTAGTGTTGTTTCACTAATGTGTCGTAGAATTTTAGGTCCTTGTGTTTCTTTTAACACTGAAACGATTTTGATACAACatcgataataatacatgtgttcatcaaattgttattgtatgtactttacataattattatacatatatatatattattttgtatataagtaatttaattttatcgatatttttcagataatactgtaattgtttttatcatacatatacAGCGGCGTCTCCTGTATGtactttgtaataaattttcattttattgataatcagTAAGTTGTTACTAATGACAATTTTGCTGTCGACTAAGCACTTTTCGTGTGCGTagtacgtacataatattactacctatcaagtattattttactgttacaTATCTgttaatctataattattaatgttcttctaatcgaaaatattaaaaaaaattctgaaaactataaattttcaacaaaaattaacattatataaaatgttttgaatctCGTGAGTGGTAAGCAttgctaataattattattttacactcaCTACCTGCTACTAGCTTAACATGTTATCGAGAATTGGATCATGATAAGAAAGATGCAgctaaacataaaacaatcaatactagatttagtttttaaggaatatattgtaaatatgtatgtaaatctCGAGataaatctaattataaattttagtaattatatgtacatactGTCGTAATAAGGAAGAATGCCGTAATTTCCCTCTATGCCATTTTATGGTTAGTAGTTTTTGGTAGTTTTAAAGtccagtaaataaatataatatttttgaaagtaaAATCCACAATTTCTAATGGAAACATACCTGATAAATGCAATGGaactattcaattttattttaccaagatatcattgttttgatatttatactaaatacgttattaattatataacactataaataatcatagttACGGCATTTTTTCTTAGGAAAAActtgtaaaactataatattaaacataatgcagtattatctgattttttttcgatttacaGCGTTTTTTCTTAGGATAGCAGCATAGTTATTTATTGGCAGGAactcattatatttaagtgtttCACTTTTAACATTGTGTTTTCTAGGAACCTAACCTCGACATTAACCGAGAACTTACTGTACTTTTTTCATCCTAAACAATTATCAACTAAAATCAATAGCattgtacctacatttatttctGGGGAGTTCATGTTATACCAATAAACATCACAGATACTTATgtccaattttaatttaaatcatactaggtatttaaaatatactttgataaaaataaagtttgattatatgatttataatgttttattaactaCCTGTAAAGCATACATCAGTATATCACtatcattcaaaatatatgtttttacaatAGTGTATACTTAAACAGTACATTTACAATTCATAGgtatttgacaaaaattgGTTGTCTAcacgattattaaataatttatacaaatcagaaacttgtttaaattgtaattgggaatattatgtaagtactaAGTAATCAAACAGAAATCCtttacatacttatatatactcaGTCATTTTCTAAATTGAAACATTACAGACAAGACTCAGTCGTTGTTGGTGTTGaccaattattacaaaatttaactaCTCAAGCGAGCCTCTGCtaccaaataaattaaaccaaaGCATAACAATAGGTCAAAAAGACCACTAAAGCATACGAGGCACAAACTATAGGGAGCTACTTGGTTTTTTGATATATACCTGATAGTATCATCGACTTTGGTCGAACTGTGTATAGCAGTAGTCTTAGTGTGTGCGAAATGAATGAGATCGACGCCATATTTCTTGCTGTTGATAGTCTTGGACAGCTCGCCCTTCTGACTATCGTATATAACGATCTGGTCGTCTTCGCTGCACGATATGATGTAATCACCGGCAGGCGAAAAGTCGAAGCTGTTGATCTTGTCGGTGTTCTCGCGGAACACTTTAGCAACCTGGAAGCTGCGCACGACGTTGTCGACCAGCTTCATCTTGGCacccataaaatatacacgtaTCACCGGATAACAGACGACGAGTGTACGCGCGTAAACGCTTAACGACAACGAGACGTGAAATCAACCTGAAAACTAGAGTTTTAAACACGTACTATGCTGTAAGTCATCGGATCTACTTAGTGTTAATG
The DNA window shown above is from Aphis gossypii isolate Hap1 chromosome 2, ASM2018417v2, whole genome shotgun sequence and carries:
- the LOC114123989 gene encoding WD repeat-containing protein 82; the encoded protein is MGAKMKLVDNVVRSFQVAKVFRENTDKINSFDFSPAGDYIISCSEDDQIVIYDSQKGELSKTINSKKYGVDLIHFAHTKTTAIHSSTKVDDTIRYLSLHDNKYIRYFTGHAKKVVSLCVSPIEDMFVSGSLDKSLRLWDLRSPNCQGYINVMGRPVAAFDPDGLVLAAGVNSETLKLFDVRSFDKGPFITVKLPQEKECDWTDLKFSQDGRTILIPTNGSLIRLVNSFNGTPIQTFTGHLNNKGLAIEASFSPDSQYIFSGSTDGRIHVWNAVTGYKVCVLNGDHPGPVHCVKFNPKYMMMASACTNMAFWLPSTTEAANLA